A single window of Achromobacter xylosoxidans DNA harbors:
- the ilvD gene encoding dihydroxy-acid dehydratase, with the protein MSHNERSRHITHGVARAPNRAMYYALGYQEADFENPMIGVANGHSTITPCNSGLQRLADAAIEAIRGARANPQVFGTPTISDGMSMGTEGMKYSLVSREVIADCIETAAQGQWMDGVVVIGGCDKNMPGGMIALARTNVPGIYVYGGTIKPGHYQGKDLTIVSVFEAVGEYTMGRMDEADFKQIEKCAIPGSGSCGGMYTANTMSSAFEAMGMSLPYSSTMANEDDEKVASAAESARVLVDAVRRGLRPRDIITRESIENAVSVIMATGGSTNAVLHFLAIAHAAEVPWTIDDFERIRQRVPVLCDLKPSGKYVATDLHRAGGIPQVMKLLLNAGLLHGDCITITGQTVAQSLADVPDTPRADQDVIMPLDRALYPQGHLAILKGNLSPEGCVAKITGLKNPVITGPARVFDSEDDAMAAIMARQIRDGDVVVIRYEGPKGGPGMREMLAPTSALVGQGLGETVGLITDGRFSGGTWGMVVGHVAPEAFVGGPIALIREGDSVTIDAHKLLLQLNISDEEMAARRQAWVQPKPRYTRGVLAKFGKLASTASRGAVTDAFDT; encoded by the coding sequence ATGTCGCACAACGAACGTTCCCGCCACATCACCCACGGCGTCGCCCGCGCGCCCAATCGCGCCATGTATTACGCGCTCGGCTACCAGGAAGCCGACTTCGAGAACCCCATGATCGGCGTGGCCAACGGCCATTCGACCATCACGCCGTGCAACAGCGGCCTGCAGCGCCTGGCCGATGCCGCCATCGAGGCCATCCGGGGCGCCAGGGCCAATCCGCAGGTGTTTGGCACGCCCACCATTTCCGACGGCATGTCCATGGGCACCGAGGGCATGAAGTACTCCCTGGTGTCGCGCGAGGTCATCGCCGACTGTATCGAGACCGCGGCGCAGGGCCAGTGGATGGACGGCGTGGTGGTCATCGGCGGCTGCGACAAGAACATGCCGGGCGGCATGATCGCGCTGGCGCGCACCAATGTGCCGGGCATCTACGTCTATGGCGGCACCATCAAGCCGGGCCATTACCAGGGCAAGGACCTGACCATCGTGTCGGTGTTCGAGGCCGTCGGCGAATACACCATGGGCCGCATGGACGAGGCCGATTTCAAGCAGATCGAAAAATGCGCCATTCCCGGCTCGGGTTCCTGTGGCGGCATGTATACCGCCAACACCATGAGTTCGGCCTTCGAGGCCATGGGCATGAGCCTGCCCTATTCCAGCACGATGGCCAACGAAGACGACGAGAAAGTCGCCTCGGCCGCGGAATCGGCCCGGGTGCTCGTGGATGCGGTCAGGCGCGGCCTGCGGCCGCGCGACATCATCACGCGCGAATCCATCGAGAACGCGGTGTCGGTCATCATGGCGACGGGCGGTTCGACCAACGCCGTGCTGCATTTCCTGGCCATCGCCCACGCCGCCGAAGTGCCCTGGACCATCGACGATTTCGAACGCATCCGCCAGCGCGTGCCGGTGCTGTGCGATCTCAAGCCTTCCGGCAAATACGTGGCGACCGACCTGCACCGGGCCGGCGGCATTCCGCAGGTCATGAAGCTGTTGCTCAACGCGGGCCTGCTGCATGGCGATTGCATCACCATCACCGGCCAGACCGTGGCGCAATCGTTGGCCGACGTGCCTGATACGCCGCGCGCCGACCAGGACGTGATCATGCCGCTGGACCGCGCCCTCTACCCCCAGGGCCATCTGGCCATTCTCAAGGGCAATCTGTCGCCGGAAGGCTGCGTGGCCAAGATCACCGGCCTGAAGAATCCGGTGATCACGGGCCCGGCGCGGGTCTTCGACTCCGAAGACGACGCCATGGCCGCCATCATGGCGCGCCAGATCCGCGATGGCGACGTGGTGGTGATCCGCTACGAAGGGCCGAAGGGCGGACCCGGCATGCGTGAAATGCTGGCGCCGACTTCCGCGCTGGTGGGGCAGGGCCTGGGAGAAACCGTCGGCCTCATCACCGACGGCCGCTTTTCGGGAGGCACGTGGGGCATGGTGGTGGGCCACGTGGCGCCCGAGGCCTTCGTCGGCGGCCCGATCGCGCTGATCCGCGAGGGCGATTCGGTTACCATCGATGCCCACAAGCTGCTGTTGCAGCTCAATATCAGCGACGAAGAGATGGCGGCTCGTCGCCAGGCCTGGGTCCAGCCCAAGCCGCGTTATACACGCGGTGTGCTTGCCAAGTTCGGCAAGCTCGCCAGCACCGCGAGCCGTGGGGCAGTAACCGATGCATTTGATACGTAG
- a CDS encoding c-type cytochrome, whose product MHLIRSLLAVAAGLLVAGAAQGQTTGLDLAKSKACMACHQVDVKRVGPPLASVAERYAGQGDAMVDYLAGKIRSGGRGAWGAVPMPAQTHVSPEDARLLAEWILSLAPAKK is encoded by the coding sequence ATGCATTTGATACGTAGTCTGTTGGCGGTCGCCGCCGGCCTGCTGGTCGCCGGCGCGGCCCAAGGGCAAACCACCGGCCTGGATCTGGCCAAGAGCAAGGCCTGCATGGCCTGTCACCAGGTCGACGTCAAGCGCGTCGGGCCGCCGCTGGCCAGCGTGGCCGAACGCTACGCCGGGCAGGGCGACGCCATGGTGGATTACCTGGCCGGCAAGATCCGCAGCGGTGGCCGTGGCGCCTGGGGCGCCGTGCCCATGCCGGCGCAAACCCATGTCAGCCCGGAAGACGCCCGCCTGCTGGCCGAATGGATCCTGTCACTGGCGCCGGCCAAGAAGTAG
- the msrA gene encoding peptide-methionine (S)-S-oxide reductase MsrA, whose protein sequence is MAELPSPGNEVAVLGGGCFWCVEAVFTDLRGVKSVLPGYSGGHVDNPSYEQVCGKDTGHIEVARVEFDPAELSYSDLLRVFFATHDPTTPGRQGNDIGPQYESAIFWQNETQREQAEAVIAEVEAQKVYDAPIVTKLLAPARFWPAEDYHRDYFALHPEQGYCQFVIAPKVAKFRKQFQDRLKK, encoded by the coding sequence ATGGCAGAACTACCCTCCCCGGGCAATGAGGTCGCCGTTCTCGGCGGCGGCTGTTTCTGGTGCGTCGAGGCGGTCTTCACCGACCTGCGCGGCGTCAAGAGCGTGCTGCCCGGCTACAGCGGCGGACACGTCGACAATCCCAGCTACGAGCAGGTCTGCGGCAAGGACACCGGGCATATCGAGGTCGCGCGCGTCGAGTTCGATCCCGCCGAACTGTCCTACAGCGACCTGCTGCGCGTGTTCTTCGCCACCCACGACCCGACCACCCCGGGCCGCCAGGGCAACGACATCGGCCCGCAGTATGAATCGGCCATCTTCTGGCAGAACGAAACCCAGCGCGAGCAGGCCGAGGCCGTGATCGCCGAGGTCGAGGCGCAGAAGGTCTACGACGCGCCCATCGTGACCAAGCTCCTGGCGCCCGCGCGATTCTGGCCGGCCGAAGACTATCACCGCGATTATTTCGCGCTGCATCCCGAGCAGGGCTATTGCCAGTTCGTGATCGCGCCCAAGGTCGCCAAGTTCCGCAAGCAGTTCCAGGATCGCCTGAAGAAATAG
- the hppD gene encoding 4-hydroxyphenylpyruvate dioxygenase, translating to MSSAFQPWDNPMGTAGFEFIEYAAPDPAALRKVFELLGFKAIAKHRHKDVTLYRQGGVNFLINAEPDSFAQRFARLHGPSICAIGFRVQDAAAAYKRALELGAWGFDSHSGPMELNIPAIKGIGDSLIYLVDRWNGKEGHGGIGDISIYDVDFVPVDPQNAQADLNHRGAGLTLVDHLTHNVHKGRMAEWSEFYERLFNFREVRYFDIEGKVTGVKSKAMTSPCGNIRIPINEEGTEEKGQIQEYLDLYRGEGIQHIAMATEDIYGTIEALRANGVVFLDTPETYYELLDRRLPNHGEDVPRLQKNRILLDGAPDGGLLLQIFTENQIGPIFFEIIQRKGNDGFGEGNFKALFESIELDQMRRGVVKAVD from the coding sequence ATGAGCAGCGCTTTCCAACCCTGGGACAACCCGATGGGCACCGCCGGGTTCGAATTCATCGAATATGCCGCGCCGGACCCTGCCGCGCTGCGCAAGGTGTTCGAACTGCTGGGCTTCAAGGCAATCGCCAAGCACCGCCACAAGGACGTGACGCTGTACCGCCAGGGCGGCGTGAATTTCCTGATCAACGCCGAACCCGATTCTTTCGCGCAGCGTTTCGCCCGCCTGCACGGCCCGTCGATCTGTGCGATCGGTTTCCGTGTCCAGGATGCGGCCGCTGCGTACAAGCGCGCGCTGGAGCTGGGCGCCTGGGGCTTCGACTCGCACAGCGGCCCGATGGAACTGAACATTCCCGCCATCAAGGGCATCGGCGATTCGCTGATCTACCTGGTGGACCGCTGGAACGGCAAGGAAGGCCACGGCGGCATCGGCGACATCAGCATCTATGACGTCGACTTCGTACCGGTGGATCCGCAGAACGCGCAGGCCGACCTGAACCACCGCGGCGCCGGGCTGACGCTGGTCGACCACCTGACGCACAACGTGCACAAGGGCCGCATGGCCGAGTGGTCGGAGTTCTACGAGCGCCTGTTCAACTTCCGCGAAGTGCGTTACTTCGACATCGAAGGCAAGGTGACCGGCGTGAAGTCCAAGGCGATGACCTCGCCCTGCGGCAACATCCGCATTCCGATCAACGAGGAAGGCACCGAGGAGAAGGGCCAGATCCAGGAATACCTGGACCTGTACCGTGGCGAAGGCATCCAGCACATCGCCATGGCTACCGAGGACATCTACGGCACCATCGAGGCGCTGCGCGCCAACGGCGTGGTATTCCTGGATACGCCGGAAACCTACTACGAACTGCTGGACCGCCGCCTGCCCAACCATGGCGAAGACGTGCCGCGCCTGCAGAAGAACCGTATCCTGCTGGACGGCGCCCCCGATGGCGGCCTGCTGCTGCAGATCTTCACCGAGAACCAGATCGGCCCGATCTTCTTCGAGATCATCCAGCGCAAGGGCAACGACGGTTTCGGCGAAGGCAATTTCAAGGCGCTGTTCGAATCCATCGAACTGGACCAGATGCGCCGCGGCGTGGTGAAGGCCGTCGACTGA